Within the Methanobacterium sp. BRmetb2 genome, the region GAACTTAGTACTATGTATATAGAGAAATAAATAGTAATTCAATGACATTACGAGGGTCACAATGAAAAGAATAGAAATCATAGAAACAGCATTTAGGGATGCACATCAATCTCTTCTGGCAACCAGAATGAGAACTCGGGACATGTTACCCATTGCTGAAGAAATGGACAAAGTTGGATTTTTTTCAATGGAAGTTTGGGGAGGTGCAACTTTTGATACTTGCATTCGTTACCTTAACGAAGATCCATGGGAAAGGCTAAGAAGCCTTAAAGAAGTCATAACCAAGACCCCCCTTCAAATGTTACTTCGTGGTCAAAACCTGGTGGGCTACAAACACTACCCTGACGACATAGTCAGAAAATTCGTGGAAAAATCATATGAAAATGGGATAGATGTTTTCCGAATCTTTGACGCTTTAAATGATTTTAGAAATATGGAACAATCTATCAAAGTTGCAAAGGAGCAAGGCGCTTATGTACAGGGTACTATATCTTACACTATCAGTCCATTCCATACCATAGAAAAATATGTCGAGTTTGTAAAAAAATTAGAAGAAATGGAATGTGATGCCGTAACAATAAAAGATATGGCCGGACTCATATCACCCCAAAATACTTATAACCTTATAAAAACTCTTAAAGAAGAAACTGATCTTGACATAAATCTGCATTGCCACTGCACCAGTGGTATGACTCCTATGAGCTATTATGTCGCCTGTGAAGCTGGCGTGGATGTTCTTGATACAGCAATATCACCCTTTGCATGGGGAGCATCGCAGCCCCCAACAGAAAGTATAGTGGCTGCACTTAAAAATACCCCATACGATACTGGACTTGATTTAAAACTTTTAACCCATATAAAGAAATATTTCGAGGAAATTAAGAAAAAATACGGTGGTATATTAGATCCTATTGCTGAGGGCATTGATACAGATGTTTTAATCTATCAGATCCCTGGAGGCATGCTCTCCAACCTGGTATCCCAACTAAAACAACAAAATGCAATGGATAAATATGAGGAAGTTCTAGCTGAGATGCCTAAAGTCAGGAAAGAACTGGGATACCCCCCATTAGTAACACCCACCAGCCAAATAGTAGGTATACAGGCTGTGATGAATGTTTTAGGTGGAGAAAGATATAAATCTGTATCTAAAGAGGTAAAAGATTACATTAAAGGATTTTATGGTAAACCTCCTGCTCCTATTGATCAAGAGATCGCTAAAAAAATCATAGGCGATGAAGAAGTAATTGATGTTCGACCAGCTGATCTTCTAGAACCACAATATGAAGAATTGAAAAAAGAAGCAGAAGATATGGGTATTATTAAAAAAGAAGAGGATGTCTTAACCTATGCCCTTTATCCAGCTGTTGCACCAAAATTCCTCAAAGGTGAAGCTGAAGAAGAAACTTTGGAACCGCCTAAAGAAACAGGACCAGCTGAAACTTCTGCTGCAGTACCCACTGAGTACAGTGTTGAGGTCGATGGTGATGTTTTCGATGTAAAGGTTGTTCCCACCGGTTACATGGAGATTGCAGATGCCACTATGCCAGATAAACCTTCTGGACCTGTTGAAGGCGGTGTGACCTCCACTATGCAAGGCATGATACTCAAACTTAAAGTTAATCCTGGTGATAAGGTCCAGGAAGGTGATGTGGTGGCAGTAATTGAAGCCATGAAAATGGAAAATGACATCCACGCACCACAGTCCGGCACTCTGGATGAGATATTTGTTGCAGAAGGAGATAATGTAAACGCCGGAGATACCTTGATGGTTATAAAATAAGATGAATAGG harbors:
- the oadA gene encoding oxaloacetate decarboxylase subunit alpha, with amino-acid sequence MKRIEIIETAFRDAHQSLLATRMRTRDMLPIAEEMDKVGFFSMEVWGGATFDTCIRYLNEDPWERLRSLKEVITKTPLQMLLRGQNLVGYKHYPDDIVRKFVEKSYENGIDVFRIFDALNDFRNMEQSIKVAKEQGAYVQGTISYTISPFHTIEKYVEFVKKLEEMECDAVTIKDMAGLISPQNTYNLIKTLKEETDLDINLHCHCTSGMTPMSYYVACEAGVDVLDTAISPFAWGASQPPTESIVAALKNTPYDTGLDLKLLTHIKKYFEEIKKKYGGILDPIAEGIDTDVLIYQIPGGMLSNLVSQLKQQNAMDKYEEVLAEMPKVRKELGYPPLVTPTSQIVGIQAVMNVLGGERYKSVSKEVKDYIKGFYGKPPAPIDQEIAKKIIGDEEVIDVRPADLLEPQYEELKKEAEDMGIIKKEEDVLTYALYPAVAPKFLKGEAEEETLEPPKETGPAETSAAVPTEYSVEVDGDVFDVKVVPTGYMEIADATMPDKPSGPVEGGVTSTMQGMILKLKVNPGDKVQEGDVVAVIEAMKMENDIHAPQSGTLDEIFVAEGDNVNAGDTLMVIK